The Magnolia sinica isolate HGM2019 chromosome 9, MsV1, whole genome shotgun sequence sequence CCACATTCAGGGactgtttggtagacgcctaaatTGAGTTCATCTCATATTCATCAATCTTtatcatgtattagagatcacaTTTCAGGATTAAAAAGAATCTCGATAACCAACATTCattatctctaatacatattatgagtaaataaaatgagatgaactcatttttaagtgtctaGCAAACAACCCCGTATATAATGCATGAAAATGTTTCCTTGTTATTGTTTCtatacattttttttatattgttgaatcttaaaattttttatattgAAGCATgtttttaactcttttttttttttgtttgagctGTGCATTTCTTGTTTGAGCTGTTAGCTGCTGAAAATCTTGTGGTTGCTGGAACAATGGTACAGTGTCTGCTTATTATCCGCTTGCCTGCTCCTTGCACTGGAGGGGCGCATGGGGGAAGAATTTCCAATCCGCTGAAGTTGCTGCAGATCTTTAGTCGTGGTTCTGGCTCTTGTGCAGCGGTTGCCACTGTTCTGAGTGGCCAAGTGAGTTTAACTATCTATCCTCTGTTCAGGTATAGGCCTTTTACAGGTTTTGGCTTTTCAGTGTTGTATATGTTTACATTTAGCTAGGTGTGGCATGGCCCCTTTTTTTGTACTGCCTGTCCTCTAGAGACTCACACAACATGTTGAATCTACTGGTTTTCAAATAGTCACGAGACCAGAGCTACTTTTAGTCTAGTCCTCAGTTACTTTGTGCAGCTGCAACTGGCTTATTCCGTGACCCAAACACAGTATGTGGTGTTGGCTCTTTTACCAATTGCTAAGAGCCTAACCAACTTACCAAAAGCAATAGAACTCATAAACCATTGGGGTTCGTAACATAGTGACTCTTGGACTCATAAACCCTGCACTTACACAATATACCTTTTTTACACAGTCACACGCCCAcatcacaccacatgggcactcaaacaCATGATCTTATAGTTGAAACACAATCTGTTTAAACTGAGCCGTGGAACCAGTGCATTTTATGATATATACTTCCACATGTGAGgccaacattttaaaaaaaataaaatcatggcACAATCTAAGCCACAATGCAATGTACATTATAATTTATGAGTATGTCAACAATTTATCACATTTTAGTATTTATAACCCTTAACACGCCCTTCTCTATTTGCATCTTCACATGTAATGCAAATTCTAATGTGGCAAGCTTGTGGGACATTTGAACACTAGGTAGAGAGGCTCACCATCAAAATGTCCATACAAAAATCAGGATAGTCTACTCATTAAGCAATCCACACGTGGATATTGGATGTAGATCATGAGCAAGTTTTTATTCTAAAAGATAGTAACTGGTGGTTCAGATGATGATTAGACAAATTATTGGTATTCTTTCATAAGTTACATGGATATTGTAAAGCACGTCTTGGTTGATATGCGAGTAGGATACATGGATACATGAGGGGTATGTTTAACATGGATACCTCTAAGAACTTATGGTGGTCTTGAAATTTTGCTCGTCTTACCTCTCATTTTGTTGCAAGAGTTATTTTCATGACCCAATATTGGTATTTCTTCCGTAATTAATCAATGCCTGTTGCTTTGTACTGTAACAGGGTTGCAGGAATTGTTCTCCCAAACAGATGGAAACCATCCAGTTCCAAGGATCTCAGTGATGGTCAATATGACTTCAAATTTTGATCCTTCCAAGAAGGATCAGAAATCATAGGAGCCTACAGTTCTGCCTGGCCCATctatggatgaaataaatgttgCCAATAAAAACTTAATGATGGATGAAGAGTTTCAAATTACTGGGCCTGAACAACAGGTTTGTGTTCTGCCTCTCTCACATTGCTTGGACTTTTTCGTTGTCTGAATGTAGATTTCATTCATATCGCAGGCACACACAGTTAGGCTTGAGAGTGTTGTCAAGTAGGTAGGTTGGTTATATTTACTCTAGAGCCTTTCTATTCAGTCCATTTGACATGAGATCCTCATCTCTACAATCCAATGATCTTCTAATCATAGTATTGTTTGTCAGCTGAAGTTATGGATGAGGTGCCTACAGATGAAATTGATTTGTCATGGTTTTCTGGCAATTTACGACGGGATGACTGTTATAATGGTCATGACCGTTGGAGTATATCCGATGGCAACAACTTTAGAGACCGTAGCCAACATTATTTATCTGACAAAAGCAAGGTCTTTTGATGCTTTCTTTAATACTAGTGAATATTTTTTTTGTCCAGATTTCCATCATTATTTAACTGCACAAATGCGGCCAATGGGAAGCTCGTATGGGGTAGTTCCTTGGCATGAAGTGAGAGTCCCTAGATCCAATTCATCTTTATAGACAATCATCTCTTAGATGTAGATTTTTTTGGTGCATGGTTCAGTGTCATCATCTTGAACCTGATATTGGGTTTTGGAACTTGTAACCAGGGTCTTTTAGCTCCTCTTCATTTTGTTTGCTGATTCTCACTGTATTttagcttctcttcttcttcttcttcttcttcttctttttttccactTTCGTGAGGCAGATTTCTAGATCTTGCAGACCTTGAACATGTTAGCTTACTTGAATTTCACTGTTTTGTTCTTTACATAGTTTCCTATGGCTCCACATATCCAGGTCTCATCTTTTTGTGTAGGGCAAGAAtctgatattttcttttctttttgtgcaaGGTGAGAATTTgatattttctgtttttactTCGTATGTGGGAGTAACTGCTGATCTACTAATGGCTGGATACATAAATGTTGGAGTATCTTGGATTCATCAGCTGAGCATTATTGCCTGGATGACTTATGGAAGCAATAGTAAAGAGTTAAGTGGTTCATGTTTACAGGTGGTTGATTTGTTACATGTCTTTCATTTCATTCTTGTTTTGTTTGTTGAATAGACTTTTTATCGGTCTTGTtcatatgtattagagatcaaggagTTTTATCTATTTTTGTCTCTTATGCATTCATGCAAATTTGAATCATTTACAGTTTATAGCTAATCCAACAGTTCCTTCCATGTTAAGTGAAAGGAAGTGACAAACcatagtctatgcaaattttcttttcttcacttgtgTATTCGTCCAAATTTGGTTTGACTTCTAAGGTTTATAGCTAATCTGCACCATTGGACGTTGAGTGCTTTATGCTAGTTCCCTCTGAGTTATGCACAATCGTTGTTATTAGGTTTCTTGATTAAAATCAAGGAGTTTTATTTCCCTATGAATGTAAGTACATGTGTAGCTATAATCTTGGGCCTTGGATTAAATGTTGTGTTTTATCTTTTGAACAGGTTTCATTTGATTTGACAGAGTATATGGAACCGCATCCAGAAGCATCTAACTACCCATTGTTCAAGGCATTGAGAGAAACAGGAACCATTTCATGTTCGCCTCTGTTTCGAGGTTCCTTTTCGGTAGGACTTgaaaattaaaatggatggataattagGGTGGAAACAAATGATGCCTGCTCAGTTCCTCCAACCAAGGGACATCCAATATGCTAGAAGAGGGTTTGATCTATGGCTTGAATGAACTTGGTTAGCATGGGATGCTTAGAAGCATGGAATGAACTGTAAGGTCCTGATGCATCGGAACTTGAATATTATCCTGATGCATCTCATTTGCAAAATGGAGGCCCTTTTTTGTGGCAAATCTAGACTATTGGTGTGATGGTTCCCACTATGGATGGGTTGTCTCAAAAGATTTCAAGATTGGAATTCTAAACCATTCTAGCCGTGACTCTAGTTTGGATTGATGTTGTTTTCTTCTGATGGTTCTACCGATCTCAGACTTGAGAGTCTTCTGATCTGAACAATTTTTAGGACCACCCACCTAGTGTGGGTTTCTTCAAATCAGCAGCTAGAACCTCAACAGTATGCCCTACATGTACAAAGAGGTGCATTGGAACATCATTCATGTTATGATGAACTGTGACACaataatataggaaaaaaagTCATTTAGAGAACTCCAAACTTGTTGTCCATCAGATTCTTTAGTTTGGGCTGATATAGAAATCTTGGGTGGATGCTGCACATAATGTTCATCTGCATTTGAAATCACTATTTGAATTACAGTTTTCCTGCTACAACTGAAAAATAGTGGATTCATGCTACCTTTGTTTACATAGATACAATTTTACATGTTCCTGTCTCGTACATCTTGCAGAAACTTGTGCctactaattttatttttatttttcaattctgAGTTATCTTTCTTGTATCCATATGACCCAATTTGATTATATTGCTAGACTAACTAGAGTGATAATGTCTTATCCTTTAATCAGTGGTTTTCGAGGTGTGTATGATGTTGAGCATTTCGTCAAGTCACTGGGGTATGATGTATGGATTGTTGAAAGTAAAATAATCAGCagtccaaatttgaagggaaaaataaGATGGTTAATGCTATCTTCTTAGTGCAATTTCTCAGTTATGCTCCATCAACATATTAGAGCCCAAGGGCTCCTAggatttctttttgtttttatgcTTCTTaatatggcctgatttttttttccatccctTACATCTTCATGTATCATACAATTTATCATGCAATGCCAGGACTGTTTTTAGTTTGTAGGactgttttcttttgtttcttctattTGGATATTgacagttttcttttttctttttagattattattttgacatatttcaaagaactcaagtgggtttttcttttcttttccttttttcctttctttctagaAGACTACTCTGAAATGGCATTTGGTTGTTTTtatttctttgaatttggctctccaatgctagaaaacagtaactttcattttgggtttttaaattcctaaggcctcaactgcagaaattcaaaattcaaatccattttttggatttttggattcaaaattATTTGGCATTTAGAGAGCCAAAGTTTCTATGGCCTAAACATGGATGACCTGACCTTTTGTTGTGAAGatgtagaaagaaataaaagagttAATTCAACAGTGAGATCTTGCTCAATCTCATCTCAAGGGCTCATTTATATTTACTACTCTAATTCTCTATAACTTTCTTACTTTATATGCTTCACATAGCTTCTTACATGTTGGCAGGTTTTGAAATGGATGTAATGATTGCGCTTGAGTTTAAAGCACTCTTAGACGTTGCAGCCACTGAGAAGAGAGATTCTGAAGATGGTAGCAGATATTTGTGCAGTTGATGATATCATATGATGAATTGATGGTTGTTTAGTACATTATAGCTGGTTTTGAGACCTAATAGTCATGTGATTTTAGAGCTTCAAATCTAGTTCAAATGccatagttgttgttgttgttgtctttcTTGGCAAGCATAAAATTCCATCCAGTCATTTCTCAGTTTTTCCTCATTTTGATATAACCTTTCATTCAATGTAGACAGTGGATGTATTCTTCTCATTAACTATTTGCAGGCCACTGACTGAAAAGCTAGGATCATTCAACCAGGAAGATTTTTGGCATGTGTATGGTTGGGCCTATGAGGCCAACAACCTGCATAACCAAATCTGGGCCTGAGTTGTATGGAATTTAGAACCGTTGATCTTCATTCATGCGGTGGTCCTGTTAAATATATaaagttttcaattgttttcacCACTCGTGTCAAGGAGATTTTACTATATGAATATGTGGGAGCATGTGCACCCAAACTGACTGACCCAATTTAATCGGATTTACTAATTGGGGTTGGATTCAGGCCCATGAAACCTGAACTGACAATAAATCATGCCTAGATCAGATAAATGAATTTGTAGTCTTTTCCTTTATTTGATTATATTTATCATTTAAATCATATAAAGGCAATCTTCAGGTGTGGGATTCTAACTCTGAACCTCTCTGTATCCAAAGCCATTTTGATTCTAATTCTGAACCTCTCTGTATCCAATTCCCTTACTCTTGTCCAGATACGGATGCACCCTCACAAATAGTTTTGGTATGGATTCTTAGTGGTGAATTATTTGCTAAGCTATTTATTAAGGAGTATTTATTGTTTTTTATGTTGATACACCAGGATGTAGCTACCTTGGAGCAGCAACCAAGCTGCACATTGTCCCTAGAAACATCCCTTTTAAAGCAGAATGTATGCAGAGAAAAGGTGTACTGAGGCTGCTAGAATTAGGGGGAAATATCCAAAGAGGATTCCTGTAAGCGTTTACTCTAACTAGTAGTCATATACTGGTGCTTCCCCCTCATGCAACAACTATGAGAGGTGGGTCCATAGTTATAGACACCCATTACTCTGTTTTGAAATTTGCACAATACACTGGAGCTCATCCAATTGCAGGGCGGCACACACCAGGAACCTTCAGGTTCTATTTATGAATACAGGATGCATTTTGAAAAGGATAAAGCATTAGCTCGACGATTCCAGCCTGTGTTGATAAACGAGCCTAGCCAGGTAGCcttttctttataatttttatctATTTAATAACTTTTAATATTTCTACTTTTAAAGTCACCAAATGAATATTGGCAAGAAATTAGAGTTGTTCAGGCAATGCATGAAGTGGTAATTGTCTTTGGGTCTTGCATAATATTGCTTGAGTTTTGTGATTTGGTTTGGAAATGTGCAACATTTGATTAAGCTGCTTGGACAAcaattgtacatgaggcccatcttatgaGATCGTGAATACTAGAGTTTTGAATGTTTGTTCCATCTTTTATGTAACCAAATCTCCCCTGTTTATCAAACAGTTGGAGAAACACCGGAGAGCTGATTAGGAGCTGAAGAAGCATGTATTGAAGTTGGTATTCTGTCTTCAAGAAGCTTGGTCCCAAACACAAAAGCTTCAAAGGGTATGTGAGATAAGTCAAGATTGCTTTCTCAGATGATAAGGATTGTCTGGTGTTGTAGTTTGTCCATTTTCATTGGATGGCATTCGCTTCGAGTTCGTTGTTCGGGGTATTCATGAACTAGAATCGATGAGTCCACCTACTACACTCCATTGTACAATTTAGGATTAGTTTGATGAACTACTTCATAAACCCATTTCCGTGCTAATTTTATGTTTCATAATTGGGCTGTCTCATAGATCCAACTAAGCATGCATGTTTGGATTGGGAAAGGTGatacaaaatcatatattttttagCCTTCCATATATTTTGCAGGTCATGGCCAACTTTAAAAATAGCCTGAGTTTTTCACgtaatgtatctaattcatgaatttgttttgttttttttttcttctatgaaTTGTTTATCATTTGAGTAATGGTCTTTCAGGAATGGGCCACAAACATGGGACCCAAAGACGATCCTTGGTTGAGGTCATGGATTTGATCCCAAATCATCCAATTACGGAAAAAGAGGCCATTATTACTGACTCAATCACGATAATCAACCTTCACATTAAGGTaacaaatattatatatgtatatatatatgtgtgtgtgtgtgtgtgtgtatgtgtgtgtgtgtgtgtgtgtgtgtgtttgtttttTAAAGTAAGTCTCGATTTGTTCGTGTCTGGAAGGAAACTTCTCTCTTATGCATGGAGTTTATAGGAACCCAATTGtctcatgatccagaccattgaaccaGTGTCTATCATCATTGATGGATGGACCATGTTTAAAAAAGCTTCTCACCTATCAATAACTTGAGTTGAATTTCCAAAACTTCAGATTCTGGGTTCTTCTACATGCATTTCCTGAACTTCAGAATCTGGGTTTTGCCCATTTTCTGGCAAACAAACATCCATGTCAATAACTTGAGCTGAATTTAATTTCCCTACCTCAATGCCAGCACTTGGACTCTCGCTACATGGAAGACCATCTTCTGTAAATTGATGCCGATCTGCTGCAACTTCCTCCCCTTCACCAGCTACTAACTTTGAAACTGTTTGTTGCATCTCATCTGAAAAAGCAGTCCCTACATCTTTACAACTTCAGCTTCCTCAATTTTTGTCGTCTCAAGCACCAATGCATGTGTTTccactacctcaaattcttgtgATTTCGTATCCTCAATTACAGCACTCAGATTCTTGTGGCATGCAACAACATCTTCATGAATTTCATTCTCCTCAGCCACAACTTACTCTCCTTCACCAGCTACTAATTTTGGTCCTATACGTTGCTTCTGCTCTAACAAAGCAGTGCCTGCATCCGTAGCGTTGCCCACAGATTTCTGCTTCTCATCGAGCAAAGAGACATCTGCTTCTACATGCATCTCCATGACTTCAGTCCCCTGATTTTGCCCATTTTCTGCCAAACAAACATCCATAGCAATAAATTTAGCTAAAATTGATTCACCAACCTCAGTTCTAGCACTTGGATTCTTGTGAATGAGAACACCATCTTCCTGAAACCCGTTTCCCTTAGCTGCAACTGCTCCTCCTTCACCAGCTACCAGTTCTGGCACTATCTGTTGTTTCTCATGTAACACAGTAATGCCTACATTTGAAGCATCGCCCACAGTATCCTGCTTCTCAGCTACAACTACAAGAGAGATGGGTGAATCTATAACTTCAGCTTCTTCGGCTTTCTCAATCTCAGGCGCTGAAATGTGCGCTTCTGCAACTTCAGCTCTTGACTCTAGCCCATTTTCCAATAAACAAACATCTGGAGCAATGGATTGAGCTACGACCGAAGAGACTGATTCATTCAACGAGCTTCCCTTCCCCTCTTATAAAATTGGTTTTTAATGGGCCAAAAATTGTTTCTGAAGCTAACATTCATTTTAAGACTTCTTAGATATTGTTGTGTTGGTGTCAAAGACGGACATGGTGTCTAATGCTTCAATTTAGCCATACCTGGCATGAAGTCATGTGTACATGCCCATTGTTATAAATCTTGGGTAGCTAGTGGCAAATagctaatttcattttttttgttaacATTGTTGTAGGAGGCAGCCATGATATGATTGGATATGAGGTTGTTGTATTCCGTCCCCTTGAGAAGACACAGGTACATCTCCTTTTCTTGTGTCATTATTAGCAGGCAACAgatcctctttcttttttttatcttttcttttcttttttagttatCAAAAGTCACACTTGGCTTTGATCCCAAATCACAGATCAGCCTACTTTTTGGCTGTTATCCCAAAATGGGttacacatcaaatgggttggAATTTGACCATGTTGCTTCTAGTGAATGGACGCCTCCTTTCATTGACTTGTATGGGAAGGAACGCGTTCTTACTAGGGCATTGATTGGCATATGATATGCTATCCAAATCACATGAAATTGTTGAAATGtacttaatatatttttttattattttgtcttGCAGGTTATGGACCTAGATAGATGATGGTTAGATGGAGGGATTTCTTTTATATGTACTTAGAATATTTTCAAcatattattgtaaatattatatgtTTTTCATTGTAAAATAATACAATTTATTtagtattcatttttaattgtgttgggcaacattttttaggttttaaatatttaaaaacaatATAGCAATTGCTTTATCCGCACTTGTTACACCTTTCGTGGCGTTTGTTGCAACTTTTAGCAGCGTTTGTTACAATTTTATCTGCGTTTATCATAGCTTTTAATGGCTTTTTGCCGGTAAAAAGGTACGACCGCCGGTAAAACACACAAGGACGCCCCCATTTAGTGGCACGTATCCGACCGCCGCTAATTCTTATGTCGGCGGTTTTTAGGGCTTTTAGGGGCGGGTTTGGCAGCCGGTAAAGCCTTTTTTTCTTGTAGCATGGGGTTCTTTGCATTGTTGTTCTGTATCCCCAAACAACCTTAGGCAAGTATATGCATGCCAATCTCTTTTGATGATGGTCATGTAGAATTCTACCAGACATCTGTTGGAGCAGAgggaatactctctctctctctctctctctctctctctctctctctctctctataaacgTTGACTACTTTCATTAAATCACTTAATTCTAGAATCCCACaacaatgaagagagagagagagagagagagagagagagagagagagagaaatgcccACACACAACTAGACACACAGCTAGTTTGACTGTCATCCTACTTGCCTCATTAATGCTAATGAATATTGTCATGGGAAAAGTTGtttcaaaaatgaagaagatttatGACTTGGATGAACCCATGGTGGAGTTAATGTGAAATCCTCACCAACTACCGGATGAGTCCACCCATGCTGGACCTGGGGGCCGAAAATTAGCCTCACCCAtggttaaggtggaccacacaattaaaAATAGTATATAAGAAAATCTTATGCTCCATATTTCTTTCCTTGGTATAGTCCACTTCAATTACATAAAATTACACATCTAATCATCAAAGTGGACCTCatgaatacatcacgg is a genomic window containing:
- the LOC131255517 gene encoding uncharacterized protein LOC131255517 isoform X1, encoding MVGLPSMPTSTLIEAETQQYGAEELQSIKQIRCLLIIRLPAPCTGGAHGGRISNPLKLLQIFSRGSGSCAAVATVLSGQVSLTIYPLFRYRPFTGFGFSVLYMFTFS
- the LOC131255517 gene encoding uncharacterized protein LOC131255517 isoform X2, which gives rise to MVGLPSMPTSTLIEAETQQYGAEELQSIKQIRCLLIIRLPAPCTGGAHGGRISNPLKLLQIFSRGSGSCAAVATVLSGQVSLTIYPLFRFHLI